One genomic window of Arvicanthis niloticus isolate mArvNil1 chromosome 24, mArvNil1.pat.X, whole genome shotgun sequence includes the following:
- the Mmd2 gene encoding monocyte to macrophage differentiation factor 2 isoform X2 yields MVEHCLHMVDRMVIYFFIAASYAPWLNLRELGPWASHMRWLVWIMASIGTVYVFFFHERYKLVELLCYVVMGFFPALVILSMPNTDGIWELMTGGAFYCLGMVFFKSDGRIPFAHAIWHLFVAFGAGTHYYAIWRYLYLPSTLQTKVSK; encoded by the exons ATGGTGGAGCACTGCCTGCACATGGTCGACAGGATGGTGATTTACTTCTTCATCGCAGCCTCCTATGCTCCTTG GCTGAACCTTCGGGAGCTGGGTCCCTGGGCCTCCCACATGCGCTGGCTGGTCTGGATCATGGCCTCCATCGGTACCGTCTATGTCTTTTTCTTCCATGAACG GTACAAGCTTGTGGAGCTGCTTTGCTATGTGGTGATGGGTTTCTTCCCAGCCCTGGTCATCCTCTCCATG CCCAACACTGATGGCATCTGGGAGCTGATGACAGGAGGGGCTTTCTACTGCCTGGGCATGGTGTTCTTTAAGAGTGATGGGAGAATTCCCTTTGCTCATGCCATCTGGCACCTCTTTGTGGCATTTGGTGCTGGTACCCACTACTATGCCATCTGGAGGTACCTGTACCTGCCCAGCACACTGCAGACCAAGGTGTCCAAATGA